In Melospiza melodia melodia isolate bMelMel2 chromosome W, bMelMel2.pri, whole genome shotgun sequence, a single genomic region encodes these proteins:
- the LOC134431543 gene encoding uncharacterized protein LOC134431543: MILTSPQIFTTLIIGLMISIVLPQGSVSIDPWSNAHQCIHPELETGPKGPYFEVYALRNNQPYASKVWDQPSMVAYEGDQIQVGCRELDPIEGKTRRLVLTIQPLMAASEHNLITFSPVKMGKPTVWIQQKGPISCQWSDFRGDPPGSQPRNSVVFREDPLGEIHPENITLDLHPLLFSAGKIVASNGPEEGKAQCEMAFRLEQSMTFTCERELKALEMGFGFPKRAVAYKVALPEDVIPLYPDLDLPQETTPPVVCKVVHNLTFIGPQVIRKSNEQKLLLDPTYSLKKVQMNFHTDITYLQKDCQPFIKQSLKGWNAWLATRSHHRRAQRDLSGWIGTGFGILNTIDQEVLVNKLSTVTSNLGKLKMPLSSSMLTLAETQSLVAKLLTMVANHTEEDFLKFANYTGELSKEIALAIQCPQTQQWVQSVAAGILREGTSGILPQEIRETILKDDHTTQFEKDHQAWWQLVNFTYEPQQEHIEAYVLTISAAEERAIFPILTLGTIHQDVIVRPIDHNVWASYDNTKNRWQSVSTEACIPRGQLDYVCENAVVEAEDLCLDAENSFCYY; this comes from the exons ATGATCCTGACTTCACCGCAGATCTTCACAACCCTGATCATTGGACTAATGATAAGTATAGTTCTTCCCCAAGGCTCTGtctcaatagacccatggtctaatgcacaccagtgtatccacccggagttgGAAACGGGACCGAAGGGGCCCTACTTTGAGgtgtatgccttacgtaacaatcagccatatGCGAGTAAAGTATGGGATCAGCCCTCCATGGTAGCGTACGAGGGAGACCAAATTCAAGtcgggtgtcgagagcttgacccaatagaaggaaaaacaaggcggCTGGTATTAACAATTCAACCCTTGATGGCAGCCTCTGAACACAACTTAATCACCTTTAGTCCAGTGAAAATGGGGAAACCCACTGTCTGGAttcagcaaaagggcccaatttcatgccagtggagtgacttcaggggagatccacccggatcacaaccccgaaaTTCAGTAGTTTTTAGAGAAGATCCGCTTGGGGAAATACATCCTGAAAACATAACCCTTGACTTACACCCTCTTCTCTTTTCTGCGGGAAAGATTGTAGCATCTAAtggtcctgaggaagggaaagcacagtgtgagatggcatttagattggaacagtcgatgacgttcacatgtgaaagggagcTGAAAGCCCTGGAAATGGGTTTTGGCTTCCCTAAGCGTGCTGTCGCATATAAGGTAGCATTACCGGAAGACGTGATTCCATtgtatccagatctagacttgccccaagaaaccactccACCGGTGGTATGTAAagtagtacataacctaacctttatagggcctcaggtgataagaaaatctaacgaacaaaaattattgttagaccccacttattccctgaaaaaggtgcagatgAACTTCCACACCGATATTACGTATTTGCAGAAGGATTGCCAACCGTTTATaaagcaaagccttaagggatggaatgcatggctagcaACAAGGTCTCATCATAGAAGAGCACAAAGAGATTtgagtgggtggattggcactggATTTGGTATATTAAACACGATAGATCAAGAAGTATTAGTGAataaattaagtaccgtcacgtcgaacttaggaaaactaaaaatgcccctcagttcatccatgcttacattagcagaaacacaatcgctagtagCAAAAttgctaaccatggtagcaaaccacacTGAAGAGGATTTTTTGAAGTTCGCTAACTatacaggggaacttagcaagGAAATTGCATTAGCTATCCAGTGCCCTCAGACacaacaatgggtacaatcagtagcggcaggaatactgagagaaggaacgtcaggtatattacctcaggaaataagagaaacaatattaaaggatgatcatactacacaatttgagaaggaCCACCAAGCCTGGTGGCAATTAGTAaatttcacttatgagcctcaacaggaacacatcgAAGCCTATGTCCTTACCATTagtgcagcagaggaaagagctatctttcctatcctcactctagggacaatacatcaagatgttattgtcaggccaatagaccataatgtCTGGGCTAGTTATGATaataccaaaaataggtggcaatcggttagcacagaagcatgtattcctagaggacaattagaCTATGTTTGTGAAAACGCTGTAGTAGAAGCAGAAGATCTATGCTTAGATGCCGAGAACAGT TTCTGTTACTATtaa